A single genomic interval of Dromiciops gliroides isolate mDroGli1 chromosome 1, mDroGli1.pri, whole genome shotgun sequence harbors:
- the FOXL3 gene encoding forkhead box L3 produces MFDNTQYPYNCFNYDGDDYPACSSDDEKKLSRPAYSYIALIAMAIQQSPANKVTLSGIYDFIMKKFPYYRSNQRAWQNSIRHNLSLNSCFVKVPRMEGNEKGKGNYWTFASGCESMLDLFENGNYRRRRRRRNMKKEPKDQKSGGTVGPSTLELPTMDSCSEGIHLNEGTAKKHEFRAPHLDPSPFFPNGLSNQQNLGNASLGKSDSEIKFSIDYILSSPDPLPALRSPFNTQDNKYHLLEPQQINLQFWTM; encoded by the exons ATGTTCGATAACACGCAGTATCCTTACAACTGCTTCAACTACGACGGTGATGATTACCCCGCCTGCAGCTCGGACGACGAGAAGAAACTCAGCCGGCCAGCTTACAG CTACATTGCCTTGATTGCAATGGCCATCCAGCAAAGCCCTGCCAATAAAGTGACGCTGTCTGGCATTTATGACTTTATAATGAAGAAATTCCCTTACTACAGATCAAACCAAAGAGCCTGGCAAAACTCCATTAGGCATAACCTATCCCTTAACAGTTGTTTTGTAAAG GTCCCCAGGAtggaagggaatgagaaagggaaggggaactATTGGACTTTCGCTTCAGGTTGTGAGTCCATGCTGGATCTTTTTGAAAATGGAAACTACCGGAGGAGGCGTAGGAGGAGGAATATGAAAAAGGAACCTAAAGACCAGAAATCAGGTGGGACTGTGGGGCCTTCAACCCTGGAGCTGCCCACTATGGATTCATGTTCAGAGGGCATCCACCTGAATGAGGGAACAGCCAAGAAACATGAATTCAGAGCCCCTCACCTGGATCCTTCTCCATTCTTTCCAAATGGCCTGTCCAATCAGCAGAACCTGGGCAATGCCTCTCTTGGAAAATCTGACTCAGAAATTAAATTTAGCATTGATTACATCCTCTCATCGCCTGATCCTTTGCCTGCCCTAAGATCACCCTTCAATACCCAAGATAATAAATATCATCTACTGGAGCCTCAACAAATTAACCTCCAGTTTTGGACAATGTGA